A region from the Candidatus Electrothrix scaldis genome encodes:
- a CDS encoding LEA type 2 family protein, translating into MKLFRIITSDTASGARRASGLMILLLCCLPLLLAGCPSTVMQSLPWGDKEELKIALSDIELQEIKALETIFLLKVRVMNPNDTATEIRSMKCDLKINGEPFASGLSDERQGLPPFGTISVPVVVYTSEFAIVGSVIEMLQKDVQQYGNKPDEPLNYELTGQLHLGKDGKEVFPFQVSGKIVLNR; encoded by the coding sequence ATGAAATTATTTCGGATTATTACGTCTGATACTGCCTCGGGAGCGAGACGGGCCTCTGGGCTCATGATTCTTCTGCTTTGTTGCCTGCCTCTACTCCTTGCCGGTTGTCCTAGTACGGTCATGCAATCCTTACCTTGGGGAGATAAGGAAGAGCTGAAGATTGCCTTGTCTGATATAGAGCTCCAGGAAATAAAGGCTCTGGAAACAATTTTCCTCTTGAAAGTCAGGGTGATGAATCCCAATGATACGGCGACTGAGATCCGCAGTATGAAATGTGACCTCAAGATTAATGGTGAGCCCTTTGCTTCAGGGCTCAGTGATGAACGGCAGGGGCTTCCCCCTTTTGGTACCATCTCTGTTCCCGTGGTGGTGTATACTTCTGAATTTGCCATTGTCGGTTCTGTTATCGAAATGCTGCAAAAAGATGTCCAACAGTACGGCAATAAACCTGATGAACCACTGAATTATGAACTAACTGGACAGCTTCACCTGGGGAAAGATGGAAAGGAAGTTTTTCCTTTTCAGGTATCTGGAAAGATTGTTCTGAATCGCTAA
- a CDS encoding DUF6010 family protein: MEAVSTAIGYIIIAVFYAIFGVTVGLGSIYLTKAFSNLKMEQVFFGVLLVLIAAFYWAFTLYFGAQDAWTIEIVSVLGFAVLGLAGIRFTTLLIIGYLLHGIWDGVHEFNMSRVRLF; the protein is encoded by the coding sequence ATGGAGGCAGTATCAACGGCTATAGGGTATATTATAATTGCTGTTTTTTATGCCATTTTTGGGGTGACAGTAGGTCTGGGGTCGATTTATTTAACAAAGGCCTTTTCTAACCTGAAGATGGAACAGGTTTTTTTTGGTGTACTTCTGGTGTTGATTGCGGCCTTCTACTGGGCTTTTACCCTGTATTTTGGGGCGCAGGACGCATGGACTATAGAGATTGTCTCTGTCCTCGGTTTTGCAGTTTTAGGATTAGCCGGTATTCGTTTTACAACCTTGCTGATTATAGGCTATTTATTGCATGGGATTTGGGATGGAGTTCATGAGTTCAATATGAGTAGGGTGCGGCTCTTTTAA
- a CDS encoding cobalamin B12-binding domain-containing protein, whose amino-acid sequence MKAYRVLIAKPGLDGHDRGAKVIARALRDAGFEVIYTGIRRTPDEIASSAVQEDVAAVGLSSMSGAHARLFPAVLESLQKADAGDIPVLGGGIIPEEDIAPLHQAGITSVFTPGTPLTTIIDAFTAACQQQHQTRN is encoded by the coding sequence GTGAAAGCGTATCGAGTACTAATTGCTAAACCCGGTCTGGATGGGCATGATCGGGGAGCAAAGGTGATTGCCCGTGCTTTACGGGATGCAGGTTTTGAGGTGATTTATACCGGTATTCGACGAACTCCAGATGAGATTGCCTCCTCTGCGGTGCAGGAGGATGTCGCAGCTGTCGGTCTTTCCTCCATGTCCGGTGCCCATGCCCGGCTTTTTCCGGCAGTGCTTGAGTCCTTGCAAAAGGCTGACGCAGGAGATATCCCAGTACTTGGTGGTGGTATCATTCCTGAGGAGGACATTGCGCCTTTGCATCAGGCTGGGATTACCTCTGTGTTTACCCCAGGCACTCCTCTTACCACCATCATTGATGCCTTTACGGCAGCTTGTCAACAGCAACATCAGACCCGTAACTAA
- a CDS encoding methylmalonyl-CoA mutase family protein: MSEQDSPLKDWQENELAKSLARFPERKEEFSCHGGRKVERLALPEEVDQEYQDKLGFPGRYPYTRGVQPTMYRGRFWTMRQYAGFSTAAASNERYRYLLDQGQTGLSVAFDLPTQIGYDSDHPMALGEVGKVGVAIDTLADMEVLFDSIPLDKISTSMTINSPAMVLLAMYIVVAEKQGVSADQLRGTIQNDILKEYVARGTYIFPPRPSLRLITNIFQWCSGKAPKFNTISISGYHIREAGSTAAQEVAFTLANGLTYVQTALDAGLALDDFAPRLAFFFNASSNLLEEVAKFRAARRLWARLMKERFQASKPSSMMLRFHTQTAGSSLTAQQVDNNIVRVTLQALAAVLGGTQSLHTNSRDEALSLPTEDSVRTALRTQQVIAHESGVADTVDPLAGSWYVEQLTDAVEQEALELIDRVDEFGGVVACIENGFIAGQIEDAAYQYQKEIETKERIIVGVNAFQTEEKSDVPLLRVDPAVEDEQVRQLAQVKAGRDANEVAGCLAALEKAAQTEGADLMEPVLGAVRAYCSLGEICGVLRGVFGEYRGRAW, from the coding sequence ATGAGCGAGCAGGATTCGCCCCTGAAGGACTGGCAGGAGAATGAACTGGCTAAATCTTTGGCCCGTTTTCCAGAACGCAAAGAGGAATTCAGCTGCCACGGTGGGCGAAAGGTGGAGCGGCTTGCACTGCCCGAGGAGGTTGACCAGGAGTACCAGGACAAGCTCGGTTTTCCGGGTCGCTATCCCTATACACGCGGGGTGCAGCCCACCATGTATCGGGGACGCTTCTGGACCATGCGTCAATATGCGGGCTTCTCCACGGCTGCCGCCTCCAATGAGCGCTACCGATATCTCTTGGATCAGGGGCAGACTGGCCTGTCCGTGGCCTTTGATCTCCCGACGCAGATCGGCTATGATTCGGATCATCCGATGGCATTGGGTGAGGTCGGCAAGGTGGGGGTTGCTATTGATACCTTGGCGGATATGGAAGTTCTTTTTGACAGCATCCCGTTGGATAAAATTTCCACCTCCATGACCATCAACTCGCCTGCTATGGTCTTGCTGGCGATGTACATCGTGGTGGCGGAGAAACAAGGTGTCAGTGCTGATCAGCTACGGGGAACCATCCAAAACGATATCCTGAAAGAGTACGTGGCTCGGGGAACCTATATCTTCCCTCCTCGTCCTTCCTTGCGTTTGATCACCAATATATTCCAGTGGTGTTCTGGTAAGGCGCCAAAGTTTAATACCATTTCCATCTCTGGTTATCATATTCGTGAGGCTGGCTCCACTGCTGCCCAGGAGGTGGCCTTCACCCTTGCCAACGGCCTGACCTATGTGCAGACGGCCTTGGATGCAGGTCTTGCCCTGGATGATTTTGCTCCTCGTTTAGCATTTTTCTTTAATGCTTCCTCCAATCTGCTGGAAGAGGTTGCCAAGTTCCGGGCGGCCCGGCGGCTTTGGGCGCGGCTCATGAAGGAGCGTTTCCAGGCGAGCAAACCCTCCTCTATGATGCTCCGTTTTCATACCCAGACCGCTGGCAGCAGTCTGACCGCCCAGCAAGTGGATAATAATATTGTGCGGGTTACCTTGCAGGCATTAGCCGCAGTGCTTGGTGGTACTCAGTCTTTGCATACCAATTCCCGTGATGAGGCGCTTTCTCTGCCCACAGAGGACTCCGTGCGCACGGCTTTGCGTACTCAGCAGGTTATTGCTCATGAATCTGGGGTTGCAGATACGGTTGATCCTCTGGCAGGTTCCTGGTATGTGGAGCAACTCACCGATGCGGTGGAGCAGGAGGCTCTGGAGCTGATTGATCGGGTGGATGAATTTGGCGGGGTCGTGGCCTGTATCGAGAATGGCTTCATTGCTGGCCAGATTGAGGATGCTGCCTATCAGTACCAAAAAGAGATAGAAACCAAGGAACGCATCATCGTTGGGGTCAATGCCTTCCAGACCGAGGAAAAAAGTGATGTTCCCCTCCTGCGGGTTGATCCGGCAGTTGAGGATGAGCAGGTGCGGCAATTGGCGCAGGTCAAAGCCGGGCGGGATGCAAATGAGGTTGCGGGTTGTCTTGCGGCGTTGGAGAAAGCTGCTCAAACAGAAGGGGCTGATCTCATGGAACCTGTGCTGGGTGCAGTACGGGCTTATTGCTCGTTGGGTGAGATTTGTGGTGTGCTGCGCGGGGTATTTGGGGAGTATCGGGGAAGGGCGTGGTAG
- the sppA gene encoding signal peptide peptidase SppA — MKKILRCIGTIIRITWKILITGTALVSTLLFLCGLGMIFSLAGHQKEVHIENGSALVLAPFGAILEKKSSLEPATRLLHLLNGTLMEEELLLQDIINGIRAAAHDSRIKLLVLAPDRLEMAGLNQLQDIAKAIAEFKKSGKRVIAYGDSFSQGQYYLAAQGDEVYLNPMGEVDLHGFGVFRLYMREMLDTLKINFHVFRVGTFKSALEPFFRSDMSPEAKEANLEWLTQLWQQFCGDIAGQRGLALEKITDAADHLPENLQKAEGDTARMAMDLHLVDGIKTQAEFREYLISLVGKNKKKIGFKRVGFSDYIETRPPAYQTPMMKEENVALIIAQGDIVYGAGEYGQIGSTGLTKLLRKAQRSKNVKAVVLRIDSGGGSAFASELIRQEILQLKKAGKTIVVSMGSMAASGGYWIAADADKIYASPNTITGSIGIFGAFPTIEKSLAEIGVFNDGVGTTKMAGQRSMTRSLSESYSATIQMNVERGYRQFLQIVAQGRGMEISEVEKIAEGRVWDGTTALRLGLVDALGSLDDAVRGAAQMVGLPANKAYYLQGEKTPAELFLQRLEGAMVRPDILSHFSQQLVRSLAGQHAFLPAGDPKNMYSHCLLPFSVQ; from the coding sequence TTGAAGAAAATATTACGATGCATCGGGACGATCATCCGTATTACCTGGAAGATTCTGATAACCGGAACTGCCCTTGTCAGCACGCTGCTTTTCCTTTGTGGTTTGGGAATGATTTTTTCGTTGGCTGGTCATCAAAAAGAAGTCCATATTGAGAATGGATCAGCCTTGGTGCTGGCACCGTTTGGCGCTATCCTGGAAAAAAAATCTTCTCTTGAGCCAGCAACCCGCCTGTTGCATCTCCTGAACGGTACTCTGATGGAGGAAGAGCTCCTGTTGCAGGATATTATCAATGGGATTCGAGCAGCAGCGCATGACAGTCGCATCAAGTTACTGGTACTTGCTCCTGATCGTCTGGAGATGGCCGGATTAAACCAACTCCAGGATATTGCTAAGGCCATCGCTGAATTCAAGAAAAGCGGCAAGCGTGTTATTGCCTATGGCGACTCGTTCAGTCAGGGACAATACTACCTTGCTGCGCAGGGGGATGAGGTCTATCTCAATCCTATGGGCGAGGTGGATCTGCACGGTTTTGGGGTGTTTCGGCTCTACATGCGGGAGATGCTTGATACCCTGAAGATAAATTTCCATGTTTTTCGGGTGGGTACCTTTAAGTCAGCTCTGGAGCCTTTTTTTCGGAGTGATATGTCACCTGAGGCGAAAGAGGCTAATCTGGAGTGGCTCACACAGCTTTGGCAACAGTTCTGCGGAGATATTGCCGGGCAACGAGGCCTTGCCCTGGAAAAGATAACTGATGCTGCTGATCATCTTCCGGAAAATTTGCAAAAAGCAGAAGGAGATACAGCGCGGATGGCGATGGATCTGCATCTCGTTGATGGCATAAAAACGCAGGCTGAGTTTCGCGAATATTTGATTTCTTTAGTGGGAAAAAATAAAAAGAAGATTGGATTTAAACGGGTAGGTTTTTCCGATTATATAGAAACGCGCCCTCCTGCTTACCAAACCCCGATGATGAAAGAGGAAAATGTCGCCCTGATTATTGCACAAGGGGATATCGTTTACGGTGCTGGGGAGTATGGTCAGATCGGTTCTACCGGCTTAACAAAGCTGCTTCGCAAGGCGCAAAGGAGCAAGAACGTGAAGGCTGTTGTGTTGCGCATAGACAGCGGTGGCGGAAGTGCCTTTGCTTCAGAGCTGATTCGCCAGGAGATTCTCCAATTAAAAAAGGCAGGAAAAACCATTGTGGTTTCTATGGGGTCGATGGCGGCATCCGGCGGCTATTGGATTGCAGCTGATGCGGATAAAATTTACGCCTCTCCCAATACTATAACCGGTTCAATCGGTATCTTCGGCGCTTTTCCTACGATAGAAAAATCATTGGCTGAAATCGGGGTGTTTAACGACGGCGTAGGAACAACAAAGATGGCCGGGCAACGAAGTATGACCCGCTCTCTGTCTGAGAGTTATAGTGCCACAATCCAGATGAATGTGGAGCGGGGCTACCGGCAGTTTCTCCAAATTGTTGCTCAGGGCAGGGGCATGGAAATATCCGAGGTGGAAAAGATTGCCGAAGGGAGGGTTTGGGACGGTACAACGGCTCTCAGACTTGGTTTGGTTGATGCATTGGGAAGCCTGGATGATGCTGTTCGCGGAGCCGCGCAAATGGTTGGCTTGCCAGCCAATAAGGCATATTATCTTCAGGGAGAGAAAACACCGGCAGAGCTCTTCCTGCAGCGTCTTGAAGGAGCGATGGTCAGGCCAGATATCTTGAGTCATTTTTCTCAGCAGCTGGTGAGAAGCCTGGCCGGACAACACGCCTTTCTGCCCGCAGGAGATCCCAAAAATATGTATAGCCACTGCTTGCTCCCGTTTTCAGTTCAGTAG
- a CDS encoding methylmalonyl-CoA mutase family protein, with translation MRTALRTQQVIAHESGVADTVDPLAGSWYVEQLTDAVEQESLELIERVDEFGGVVACIENGFIAGQIEDAAYQYQKEIETKERIIVGGNAFQTEEKSDVPLLRVDPAVEDEQVRQLAQVKAGRDANEVAGCLAALEKAAQTEGADLMEPVLGAVRAYCSLGEICGVLRGVFGEYRGRAW, from the coding sequence GTGCGCACGGCTTTGCGTACTCAGCAAGTTATTGCTCATGAGTCTGGGGTTGCAGATACGGTTGATCCTCTGGCAGGTTCCTGGTATGTGGAGCAACTCACCGATGCGGTGGAGCAGGAGTCTCTGGAGCTGATTGAGCGGGTAGATGAATTTGGCGGGGTCGTGGCCTGTATCGAGAATGGCTTCATTGCTGGTCAGATTGAGGATGCGGCCTATCAGTACCAAAAAGAGATAGAAACCAAGGAACGCATCATCGTTGGGGGCAATGCCTTCCAGACCGAGGAAAAAAGTGATGTTCCCCTCCTGCGGGTTGATCCGGCAGTTGAGGATGAGCAGGTGCGGCAATTGGCGCAGGTCAAAGCCGGGCGGGATGCAAATGAGGTTGCGGGTTGTCTTGCGGCGTTGGAGAAAGCTGCTCAAACAGAAGGGGCCGATCTCATGGAACCTGTGCTGGGTGCAGTACGGGCTTATTGCTCGTTGGGTGAGATCTGTGGTGTGCTGCGCGGGGTATTTGGGGAGTATCGGGGAAGGGCGTGGTAG
- a CDS encoding methylmalonyl-CoA mutase family protein → MITNIFQWCSTHAPKFNTISISGYHIREAGSTAAQEVAFTLANGLTAYQFP, encoded by the coding sequence TTGATCACCAATATCTTTCAGTGGTGTTCAACTCATGCCCCGAAGTTTAATACCATCTCCATTTCCGGTTATCATATTCGTGAGGCTGGCTCCACTGCTGCCCAGGAGGTGGCCTTCACCCTTGCCAACGGCCTGACTGCATACCAATTCCCGTGA
- a CDS encoding STAS domain-containing protein, whose amino-acid sequence MKIEQMNNCLVVRFEETRLDASSAPNFVNAVCNAFEQLADSVQSVILDMKQIQFADSRGLGSIVLIFHKLKANLLLCGAGEQVEKLIKLTRLDSVLQLYQDIPSALKDA is encoded by the coding sequence ATGAAAATTGAGCAAATGAACAATTGCCTGGTGGTTCGCTTCGAAGAAACACGACTGGATGCCTCCAGTGCGCCAAATTTCGTAAATGCTGTATGTAACGCTTTTGAGCAATTAGCTGATTCCGTTCAATCTGTCATTCTTGACATGAAACAAATTCAATTTGCAGATAGTCGTGGACTTGGCTCTATCGTTTTAATTTTTCATAAACTAAAGGCCAATCTTCTGCTCTGCGGCGCCGGAGAACAAGTTGAGAAACTGATAAAGTTAACTCGATTGGACAGTGTATTGCAATTGTATCAAGATATCCCTTCTGCTCTAAAAGACGCCTGA
- a CDS encoding DUF5329 family protein — protein MPFFLIFILLITGTAHADVPAAQQAEVEHLLSFVQTSTCLIDRNGSSHTGEEAAAHIKKKYDYFSNKIKTTEQFIEYSATKSTMSGSYYTVRCDGQEPIRTRDWLLRELKAYRRSRSR, from the coding sequence ATGCCTTTCTTTCTCATTTTCATCTTACTGATCACAGGTACAGCCCACGCTGACGTTCCAGCAGCACAGCAGGCGGAGGTGGAGCATCTCCTCAGCTTTGTCCAAACCTCGACCTGCCTCATCGATCGGAACGGCTCAAGCCATACCGGTGAAGAAGCGGCTGCTCATATCAAAAAGAAATACGATTACTTCAGTAACAAAATTAAGACGACAGAGCAGTTTATTGAGTACTCAGCAACCAAGAGTACAATGAGTGGAAGCTATTATACGGTACGCTGTGACGGGCAGGAGCCGATTCGTACACGGGATTGGCTCCTGCGGGAGCTGAAGGCGTACCGGCGGAGTCGTAGTCGATAA
- the meaB gene encoding methylmalonyl Co-A mutase-associated GTPase MeaB codes for MSAEQFLEQVHQGDPRSVARAISLVEDQEENAQQIMQALDQQRLDKALTVGITGPPGAGKSTLTSALVQQLRQRDIRVGVIAVDPSSPLTHGALLGDRIRMMNHALDRDVVVRSMATRGRLGGLCTAAGATMRIMAASGCRVVLVETVGIGQSEMDIASLADITVLVLAPGFGDEIQAMKAGILEVVDLLVINKADMPGASKLKFDLGREAAESDRVLETVAAENKGIAELLDRLMALEAEFRESGKLTQRRQRSRDKETVDRCLDLLRERLADLLHKQPPADIDPGVAAESLLERVLRIPG; via the coding sequence GTGTCTGCTGAGCAATTTCTTGAGCAAGTTCACCAGGGGGATCCCCGGAGCGTGGCCCGTGCTATTTCTCTTGTCGAAGATCAGGAAGAAAATGCGCAACAGATTATGCAGGCTCTGGATCAGCAACGCCTGGACAAGGCACTGACGGTGGGCATTACCGGTCCTCCTGGGGCGGGAAAATCCACCTTAACCTCCGCTTTGGTGCAGCAGCTCCGGCAACGCGATATTCGGGTTGGTGTTATTGCTGTTGACCCTTCTTCACCCCTGACCCACGGCGCTTTGTTGGGTGATCGCATCCGGATGATGAATCATGCTCTGGATCGTGATGTGGTGGTGCGCTCAATGGCAACCAGGGGAAGACTGGGAGGACTCTGCACAGCCGCCGGAGCAACGATGCGGATTATGGCGGCATCAGGCTGTCGGGTAGTTTTGGTCGAGACGGTGGGTATAGGGCAGTCTGAAATGGATATAGCCTCTTTGGCTGATATCACGGTCTTGGTGCTGGCCCCTGGCTTTGGTGATGAAATTCAGGCCATGAAGGCCGGAATTCTGGAAGTTGTTGACTTACTGGTCATCAATAAGGCCGATATGCCTGGCGCAAGTAAGCTGAAGTTTGATTTAGGGCGTGAGGCTGCCGAGTCCGATCGTGTTCTGGAAACCGTGGCTGCGGAGAATAAGGGGATAGCGGAACTCCTTGATCGTCTTATGGCCTTGGAAGCCGAGTTCCGTGAGAGTGGAAAATTAACTCAACGTCGACAGCGATCTCGGGATAAGGAAACTGTGGATCGTTGCCTGGATTTGCTTAGAGAGCGTCTTGCAGACCTCCTTCATAAACAGCCTCCAGCTGATATAGATCCTGGTGTGGCGGCTGAGAGTTTGCTGGAGCGTGTTTTGCGCATCCCTGGTTGA